A genome region from Tolypothrix sp. PCC 7712 includes the following:
- a CDS encoding orange carotenoid-binding protein, whose product MPFTIDSARGIFPETLTADSVPATIARFNQLSAEDQLALIWFAYLEMGKTITIAAPGAANMVFAENTLNELKQMSFQEQTQVMCDLANRADTPICRTYAIWSVNIKLGFWYRLAEWMEQGIVAPIPQGYRLSANAAAVLQAIRELDAGQQITVLRNSVVDMGYDPSKLGSYTKVSEPVAPPKEMAKRTPVTIEGIDNPTILSYMDNLNANDFDALIELFTPDGALQPPFQKPIAGKEAVYRFFREDCQNLKLIPQRGVSEAVEDGYTQIKVTGTVQTPWFGASVGMNMAWRFLLTPENKIFFVAIDLLASPKELLNLVR is encoded by the coding sequence ATGCCGTTTACCATCGATTCAGCTCGCGGTATCTTTCCCGAAACATTGACTGCCGATTCAGTCCCCGCAACCATTGCTCGCTTCAACCAACTGAGTGCTGAGGATCAGCTAGCGCTCATCTGGTTTGCTTACCTAGAAATGGGTAAAACGATTACCATCGCTGCTCCTGGCGCTGCAAATATGGTATTTGCAGAAAACACCTTGAATGAACTCAAGCAAATGTCTTTCCAGGAACAAACTCAGGTCATGTGTGACCTAGCAAACCGTGCTGATACGCCCATTTGCCGTACCTATGCAATTTGGTCTGTAAACATCAAACTTGGTTTTTGGTATCGGCTTGCAGAGTGGATGGAGCAGGGTATTGTAGCTCCTATTCCACAAGGTTATCGACTATCAGCAAATGCAGCCGCAGTTCTGCAAGCAATTAGGGAGCTAGATGCAGGACAGCAAATTACCGTGCTGCGTAATTCTGTAGTTGATATGGGGTATGATCCCAGCAAATTGGGCAGTTATACCAAGGTTAGTGAACCTGTGGCTCCGCCGAAAGAAATGGCTAAACGGACTCCTGTCACTATCGAGGGGATAGATAATCCAACCATCCTGAGTTATATGGATAACTTAAATGCCAACGACTTTGATGCGTTGATTGAGTTATTCACTCCCGATGGTGCGCTGCAACCTCCCTTTCAAAAACCGATCGCAGGTAAGGAAGCAGTCTATCGGTTTTTCCGAGAAGATTGTCAGAACCTCAAGTTAATACCACAGCGAGGTGTGTCTGAAGCCGTAGAGGATGGTTACACTCAGATCAAAGTTACAGGTACAGTGCAAACTCCCTGGTTTGGAGCTAGTGTGGGTATGAATATGGCTTGGAGATTCTTGCTAACTCCTGAGAATAAAATCTTCTTTGTGGCAATAGACTTACTAGCATCTCCCAAAGAGTTACTGAATTTGGTTCGCTAG
- a CDS encoding DUF433 domain-containing protein, translating into MEIAPHITVDPAIHHGTPVITGTRVPISIIIGSLAGGMNKEEVMQEYELTKTQVEAALIRS; encoded by the coding sequence ATGGAAATTGCCCCACATATCACTGTAGATCCTGCCATCCACCACGGCACACCTGTCATTACTGGAACCCGTGTTCCCATCTCTATTATCATCGGTTCTCTAGCTGGTGGTATGAACAAAGAAGAAGTTATGCAAGAATACGAACTCACCAAAACTCAAGTGGAAGCTGCTCTAATTAGATCTTAA
- a CDS encoding TetR/AcrR family transcriptional regulator, whose product MTEHSHLSSNLRRQPKQQRGKERVEKILDAAAAVFDEMGYEAATTHLIAAKAGTAIGSLYQFFPDKAAIFHAMELRHIERVQVLWAQLNTPEIIALPLRQMVHRLVTAVTEMFEHPVSRVVFVQFYMKREVFQSIDDSMTQEAIDFTSSLLQPRNPNLSEVQCHLLAEVCVHSSNALILSALRNPDQQHRQQLVQQIEDLLVSYLEPYVGDSRLSPVMKVMKCPHCQSQQLSKNGYRRGKQCYLCKDCGKQFVEN is encoded by the coding sequence ATGACAGAACATTCACATTTGTCAAGTAATCTTCGTCGTCAACCCAAACAGCAGCGAGGTAAAGAACGAGTCGAAAAAATTTTAGATGCAGCAGCGGCTGTATTTGATGAGATGGGCTATGAAGCGGCTACTACTCATCTGATTGCAGCAAAAGCCGGGACAGCGATCGGTTCTCTATATCAGTTTTTTCCTGATAAAGCTGCCATTTTTCATGCAATGGAATTACGTCATATCGAGCGAGTTCAGGTTTTATGGGCACAGCTAAACACACCAGAAATTATCGCTTTACCTCTGAGGCAAATGGTACATAGGCTTGTAACGGCTGTAACGGAGATGTTTGAGCATCCTGTATCACGGGTAGTGTTTGTGCAGTTTTATATGAAACGTGAGGTTTTCCAGTCGATTGATGACAGTATGACTCAGGAAGCAATTGACTTTACTTCAAGTCTTTTACAGCCAAGAAATCCAAATTTAAGTGAGGTGCAATGTCATCTGTTAGCAGAGGTTTGTGTTCACAGCAGTAATGCTCTGATTTTGTCAGCACTGCGTAACCCCGATCAACAGCATCGCCAACAACTAGTACAGCAGATTGAGGATTTGTTGGTGTCGTATTTAGAGCCATATGTGGGCGATAGTCGGTTGAGTCCTGTAATGAAAGTAATGAAATGTCCTCATTGTCAATCACAGCAATTGTCTAAAAATGGCTATCGACGGGGGAAACAGTGCTATCTCTGTAAGGACTGTGGTAAACAGTTTGTGGAGAATTAA
- a CDS encoding Rieske 2Fe-2S domain-containing protein — protein MLPGAPWLLAHKSMLAVNQPQKISLYGADYVMWKDGNGDIHALPNACPHMGAMLSTGWCEAESDSTSTVVCPFHALKFDSSGCTILPGSNKKTLPLLKPLELIIQGDFIWSYGGYEPKIPIPSVLNDIANHYDFIGHTADRSVETDLLTMLLNMHDYNHQNGTHRELFRITEVNFHQFIDHGHHSHAFYDMPAAPYSLLEKLRKPDLFLLPTTIKAHLENHFPAFVIFHGKTPLGKAAQCHIFVPEAENRTRTYLLLFGQAKHPAFKVLGNTYLKFGKVVVDQDADILSKIYPDTPQKIKLNNEVGMDWVRRNFASFPDVVSPQLSMQRHTANIVDRV, from the coding sequence ATGCTTCCTGGTGCGCCCTGGTTGTTAGCGCACAAGTCTATGCTGGCAGTGAATCAACCCCAGAAAATATCTTTGTATGGTGCTGACTATGTGATGTGGAAGGATGGGAATGGAGACATCCATGCGTTACCTAACGCTTGTCCACACATGGGTGCAATGCTATCAACCGGATGGTGTGAAGCCGAAAGCGATAGCACAAGTACCGTAGTTTGCCCGTTTCATGCGCTGAAATTTGATAGTTCAGGCTGCACTATTTTACCTGGATCGAACAAGAAAACATTACCGCTACTCAAACCCTTAGAACTCATCATTCAAGGGGATTTTATCTGGTCTTACGGAGGATACGAGCCAAAAATACCTATTCCCAGCGTACTGAATGACATTGCCAATCATTACGACTTTATTGGGCATACCGCAGATAGAAGCGTAGAGACAGATCTACTAACTATGTTGCTGAATATGCACGATTACAATCATCAAAATGGCACCCACCGGGAATTGTTTCGGATTACCGAGGTGAATTTTCATCAATTTATTGATCATGGGCATCACTCCCATGCCTTTTATGATATGCCTGCAGCCCCCTATAGTTTACTAGAAAAGCTGAGAAAACCAGATTTATTTTTGCTACCAACCACCATTAAGGCGCACCTGGAAAATCATTTCCCTGCTTTTGTGATTTTTCATGGAAAAACACCGTTAGGTAAAGCAGCGCAATGTCACATCTTTGTACCAGAAGCCGAGAATCGGACAAGAACTTACTTATTACTATTTGGTCAAGCCAAGCACCCGGCTTTTAAGGTATTAGGCAACACCTATCTTAAATTTGGCAAGGTTGTAGTGGATCAAGATGCAGATATTCTCAGCAAAATTTATCCAGATACACCTCAGAAAATTAAACTCAATAATGAAGTGGGTATGGATTGGGTACGCCGTAATTTTGCCAGCTTTCCTGATGTAGTTTCGCCTCAACTATCTATGCAGCGTCACACCGCAAATATAGTTGACAGGGTTTGA
- a CDS encoding poly(A) polymerase, with translation MATSREVYHRIIWDERLNSSAFVVGYQERLASTGIREKPLTQWATDGDIPWHRIRYIRCQDVVVWDREQHLDLISSGELPAAAWKSETRENTGEKVITVLDSTVIFTPRPVYKYDIQGWQLNTQKAAAVDLETLTIASFNVLCDLYDKEKIATEKRLPAIVEQLRQCNADIIAIQEATPALVELLLSQTWVRNYYISESSTAEKVRPYGNLLLSRLPFTLVEHQFSGHKRVLVGSCEINGQLLHIAVVHLTSDYAQNALEKRQHQLSTIVAYLQTLPGNSLIAGDFNTRGNEQEEILMGAGYVDIWQKLHPDAAGYTFDPQRNALAALMSLTGIPVRLDRILLLNPNHDWQAQSINLFACEPIADTEGKIYPSDHFGLRAVLRAKKQGETETKRRTQKPVFLNPSDVSSLSTVRPVYQSTLADFQTFTHRKSSTAWLRPVVQPETALHELQTVLQNLFPQCNEQSSKTKAGFTPHLSVGQFPSPEAALAELPQWHPVSFTVDSIALISRRGDEPFAVRHIVYLGESGVTHSSELWELVNNLEPELTPAQQLPRDTVLEVVTQACAECLGFQPSIQLLGSARLGVQSPDSDLDAVCVIPTYLSGEAFLVSVQQRLQGLCHTQLVLDARVPVLRLQLEGISLDLLYARTENYQLARKNPQNLDPISLKAIVGCWEADLITEVVSKYVSLDTFRQLLRAVRAWAKARDIYSNAWGFLGGFSWALLCAYCCKSDKKSETSLDKLLTKFFQILHHHDWQQAIALTDVGRQYQVQSPRDWLPVVTSIEPCQNTARNVTRSTAQIIQSEFARGATLTERILAGEEKWTALFKPIELHQESEIFLILKVSNQDEHELGKCCGILAGYIISLIIQLEQLGIFVRPWTGMQKMQNTARLVLGLHLAADCQSTTVEQLARDFLSQLNFQNTSFDVMISHDSSLITDKNSSMNWRL, from the coding sequence ATGGCAACCAGTCGCGAGGTTTACCATCGCATTATCTGGGACGAGCGTCTTAATAGCAGTGCTTTTGTTGTCGGTTATCAAGAACGCCTTGCATCTACAGGAATCAGAGAAAAACCTCTAACCCAATGGGCGACAGATGGGGATATACCTTGGCATCGCATCCGCTATATCCGTTGCCAAGACGTGGTTGTTTGGGATCGGGAACAGCATTTAGATTTAATTTCCAGTGGAGAGTTACCTGCGGCGGCGTGGAAAAGCGAGACTAGAGAAAATACAGGGGAAAAAGTTATCACTGTATTAGATAGTACCGTAATATTTACTCCGCGACCCGTTTATAAATACGATATCCAAGGTTGGCAACTAAATACACAAAAAGCCGCAGCCGTCGATTTAGAAACTTTGACAATTGCTAGTTTTAACGTGCTTTGTGACCTCTACGACAAGGAGAAAATCGCAACTGAAAAAAGATTACCAGCAATTGTTGAGCAGTTACGTCAATGTAACGCAGATATCATCGCCATCCAAGAAGCGACACCAGCTTTAGTAGAGTTACTTTTATCGCAAACTTGGGTACGCAATTATTATATTTCGGAATCCAGCACAGCCGAAAAAGTGCGACCTTACGGTAATTTATTATTGTCGCGTCTGCCTTTTACACTCGTTGAACATCAATTTTCTGGACACAAGCGGGTATTGGTAGGGAGTTGTGAAATTAACGGTCAATTATTGCACATTGCAGTCGTGCATTTAACCAGCGATTACGCTCAAAATGCCCTAGAAAAACGCCAACATCAGCTATCTACCATAGTTGCATATCTGCAAACTCTACCAGGAAATAGTTTAATAGCTGGTGACTTCAATACGCGAGGGAACGAACAAGAAGAGATATTAATGGGTGCTGGATATGTCGATATCTGGCAAAAACTACATCCAGATGCAGCAGGTTATACATTTGACCCGCAACGCAACGCCTTAGCGGCGTTGATGAGTTTAACGGGAATACCAGTTAGGCTCGATCGCATTTTACTGCTCAATCCAAACCATGATTGGCAAGCGCAGTCAATTAACTTATTTGCTTGTGAACCCATAGCAGATACAGAGGGGAAAATTTATCCATCAGATCATTTTGGTCTGCGTGCAGTTCTCAGAGCAAAAAAACAAGGAGAAACAGAAACTAAGCGACGTACACAGAAGCCTGTATTTCTCAATCCGAGTGATGTGTCTTCTCTATCTACAGTCCGCCCAGTTTATCAAAGTACCTTAGCCGACTTCCAAACATTTACACACCGCAAAAGTTCTACAGCATGGTTGCGTCCTGTTGTCCAGCCAGAAACCGCATTGCATGAGTTACAAACAGTATTGCAAAATCTGTTTCCCCAATGTAACGAACAAAGCAGCAAAACAAAAGCAGGTTTTACACCCCACCTCAGCGTCGGACAATTCCCCAGTCCGGAAGCGGCTTTGGCTGAGTTACCGCAATGGCATCCAGTTAGTTTTACAGTTGACTCTATCGCCTTAATTAGCCGTCGCGGTGATGAGCCTTTTGCCGTGAGACATATTGTCTATTTGGGAGAAAGCGGAGTCACCCATTCTTCCGAATTGTGGGAGTTAGTTAACAACTTGGAACCAGAACTAACTCCAGCACAGCAATTACCGCGTGACACCGTGTTAGAAGTGGTGACTCAAGCTTGTGCAGAATGTTTGGGTTTTCAACCCTCAATACAGTTATTGGGTTCGGCGCGTCTTGGCGTACAAAGTCCCGACAGCGATTTGGATGCTGTGTGTGTGATTCCCACTTATTTATCTGGGGAAGCTTTTCTAGTTAGCGTCCAACAACGATTGCAAGGATTGTGCCACACTCAACTAGTATTAGATGCAAGAGTCCCAGTACTGCGCCTGCAATTAGAAGGGATATCTTTAGATTTACTTTATGCAAGGACAGAAAACTACCAATTGGCGAGGAAAAATCCGCAAAACCTTGACCCAATTAGCTTAAAAGCTATTGTTGGTTGTTGGGAAGCAGATTTAATTACTGAGGTAGTTAGTAAATATGTATCGCTTGACACCTTCCGCCAGCTATTGCGAGCAGTACGCGCCTGGGCTAAAGCCAGAGATATTTACAGCAATGCTTGGGGTTTTCTGGGTGGTTTCTCCTGGGCTTTACTCTGCGCTTATTGTTGTAAATCTGACAAAAAATCAGAAACAAGCCTAGATAAATTACTGACTAAATTTTTCCAAATTTTGCACCATCATGATTGGCAACAGGCTATTGCACTTACGGATGTAGGTAGACAATATCAGGTACAATCACCACGAGACTGGCTACCTGTAGTCACATCAATAGAACCATGTCAGAATACTGCGCGTAATGTCACCCGTTCTACTGCACAGATAATCCAAAGCGAATTTGCTAGAGGTGCAACACTGACTGAGCGAATTTTAGCAGGTGAAGAAAAGTGGACAGCTTTATTTAAACCAATCGAGCTACACCAAGAATCAGAGATATTTTTGATATTAAAGGTGAGTAATCAAGATGAGCATGAGCTTGGAAAATGCTGCGGTATTTTAGCAGGTTACATCATTAGTTTAATTATTCAGCTTGAGCAACTCGGTATCTTTGTGCGACCTTGGACAGGTATGCAAAAGATGCAGAATACTGCGCGTTTAGTATTAGGTTTACATCTTGCTGCTGATTGTCAAAGCACTACCGTAGAACAGTTGGCGAGAGATTTTTTATCACAGTTAAATTTTCAAAATACTAGTTTTGATGTGATGATATCTCATGATAGTTCTTTAATTACTGATAAAAATTCTAGTATGAACTGGAGGCTCTAA
- a CDS encoding ankyrin repeat domain-containing protein, translating to MQIHLYAQQGDIAGVANEISNGVDIDSLEEDFQKTPLMVAVSSSDAGIDMLRFLVEHGANVNAIEPESEHTVLDLAVQSGNIDKVQFILDAGADINYQTENGYDVLIQAMYGRDILHDQNLISILNLLISRGATVNGRSSYGETAIKVAAHLGRFDAVQLLLNAGANPEQLGWTELMHAIVFGNLEQVKLLLEKGAQQDVCDSWQRTPFLLSIQVGELAKTKLLLAMGANRNDVGISGKTPLMYAIENNRHDILQWLIAEGFDIEATDDFENTALMMAAELSATDCVKILLEAGVNPGRIDKYNNTAIKVANHLDIVRMLVIAGENLSDINDNIRRSLTKIDNNKFSLSKLSPEQYFAGKHPRFGKTNPELMDIPFWQAMIYEGCSAYAAKNIFNDTENWQDKGWCYQRFGRTITQLPDGRIIEIAGEHEDYYDPDFCIYNDVVVYQPDGSFQIFGYPQDVFPPTDFHSATLVGDYIYIIGNLGYANAAISDETPVYRLDSHTFKIEKVETTGDKPGWISHHKAYYREPGKIYISGGKLLVIQQEDSEYIDNLNDYFLDLSNFTWSRVIQNN from the coding sequence ATGCAAATTCATCTTTATGCACAGCAGGGAGATATTGCCGGAGTTGCAAACGAAATTAGCAATGGTGTTGATATTGATTCTCTAGAAGAGGATTTTCAGAAAACGCCATTAATGGTTGCAGTTAGTAGCTCTGATGCAGGCATAGATATGCTGCGTTTCCTTGTAGAACATGGCGCAAATGTTAATGCGATTGAACCAGAATCTGAACATACTGTACTTGACTTGGCTGTGCAGTCAGGAAATATAGATAAAGTCCAATTTATTCTCGATGCGGGAGCGGATATTAACTATCAAACAGAAAATGGATATGATGTCTTAATTCAAGCAATGTATGGTCGAGATATTTTGCATGATCAAAATTTAATCTCGATTTTAAATTTACTTATATCTAGAGGTGCTACTGTTAATGGCAGAAGTAGCTATGGTGAGACTGCTATTAAAGTAGCTGCTCATTTAGGAAGATTTGATGCTGTCCAATTACTATTAAATGCAGGTGCTAATCCAGAGCAATTGGGATGGACAGAATTAATGCACGCTATAGTTTTTGGCAATTTGGAACAAGTAAAGTTATTGCTAGAAAAAGGCGCACAACAAGATGTGTGTGATAGTTGGCAGAGAACCCCTTTTTTATTAAGTATTCAAGTGGGTGAACTAGCAAAAACAAAATTACTGCTAGCAATGGGAGCAAACCGCAATGATGTGGGAATCTCTGGAAAAACCCCATTAATGTATGCCATAGAAAACAATCGGCACGATATCTTACAGTGGCTAATTGCTGAGGGATTTGATATTGAAGCCACTGATGATTTTGAGAACACTGCGTTAATGATGGCAGCAGAACTGAGCGCCACTGATTGCGTCAAAATTTTACTAGAGGCTGGGGTAAATCCTGGCAGAATCGATAAGTACAATAATACAGCTATTAAAGTCGCTAATCATCTGGATATTGTCAGAATGTTAGTGATAGCAGGGGAAAATTTGAGCGATATTAACGATAATATACGGCGATCGCTCACCAAAATAGACAACAATAAATTTTCATTATCAAAATTATCCCCAGAGCAATATTTTGCTGGCAAACATCCGCGCTTTGGCAAAACAAATCCAGAGTTAATGGACATACCTTTTTGGCAAGCGATGATTTATGAAGGTTGTTCTGCTTATGCAGCAAAAAATATTTTTAACGATACTGAGAATTGGCAAGATAAAGGCTGGTGCTATCAACGCTTTGGCAGAACTATTACACAATTACCAGATGGCAGAATTATAGAAATTGCTGGCGAACATGAAGACTATTATGACCCTGATTTCTGTATATATAACGATGTTGTAGTTTACCAACCTGATGGCAGCTTCCAGATTTTTGGTTATCCTCAAGATGTGTTTCCGCCAACAGATTTTCACTCTGCTACCTTAGTTGGCGACTACATATATATTATTGGTAATTTAGGATATGCTAATGCAGCCATATCCGATGAAACTCCCGTTTATCGATTAGATTCTCATACTTTCAAAATAGAAAAAGTAGAAACTACTGGCGATAAACCAGGCTGGATTAGCCATCACAAAGCTTACTATAGAGAACCAGGTAAAATTTATATTAGTGGCGGGAAATTGTTGGTAATTCAGCAAGAAGATTCAGAATATATAGATAATTTAAATGATTACTTCTTAGATTTAAGCAACTTCACTTGGAGTCGGGTTATTCAAAATAATTAA
- a CDS encoding RNA 2'-phosphotransferase: MNDSRLLKISKFLSKHLRHKPADIGIKLAPGGWIEINELLTACAKNKFPITRQELQLVVESNDKQRFSFDSTGTLIRANQGHSIEVDLQLEPVVPPDVLYHGTAKQSVESILQTGLSKMSRHHVHLSKDIATAKNVGARHGKPIVFAVNAVAMHQAGYIFYCSDNGVWLVDNIPPEYLQII; this comes from the coding sequence ATGAACGATTCTCGCTTGCTCAAAATCAGCAAGTTTCTTAGTAAACATCTGCGGCATAAGCCCGCAGATATTGGTATAAAACTTGCCCCTGGTGGCTGGATTGAGATTAATGAACTACTAACTGCTTGTGCAAAAAACAAGTTTCCTATCACTCGCCAAGAATTACAGCTAGTAGTAGAAAGCAACGATAAACAACGCTTTTCTTTTGACTCTACAGGTACTCTAATTCGTGCTAATCAAGGGCATAGTATAGAAGTTGATTTGCAATTAGAACCTGTTGTACCTCCAGATGTACTTTACCACGGTACAGCGAAACAATCTGTAGAGTCAATTTTACAAACGGGACTAAGTAAAATGTCTCGTCATCATGTACATTTATCAAAAGATATTGCTACTGCCAAGAATGTGGGTGCAAGACATGGAAAGCCGATAGTTTTTGCTGTTAATGCAGTTGCAATGCATCAGGCTGGCTATATCTTCTACTGTTCTGATAACGGTGTTTGGTTAGTAGATAATATTCCTCCTGAGTATTTACAAATAATTTAA
- a CDS encoding HEAT repeat domain-containing protein: protein MKQHIIATSLLVLTLSACNLNSVKDSKVQRLADEKNVKELIAGYIQKSPTFGTDQAAEALGNLGDKQAVEPLIAVLNTPVKASASSAEIKTHAAAAIALGKLKDTRAVKPLVANVNHPSSRIANAAKTGLKDIAATNPKIVDQVLPGFKKDDPASVIAMGAIGKPALEPMLAALKEPDARTRTNAASVLADIGDPKAIEPLTKNLTDWASSPMVGVALEKLNWQAVSDADKVHLLIAKSKGEELRNNWEMTKGVLLKDLDSKDPRTLSYALYSFISIGGKGTTETLVKVLKEDGNKNLALAYLNCGEPTLEKAAQDWATSRGYRVVKTAQKDQQTVKWGSF from the coding sequence ATGAAACAACATATAATTGCAACTAGCCTGTTGGTTTTGACTCTGAGCGCTTGCAATCTAAACTCTGTAAAAGATTCTAAAGTTCAGCGTCTAGCAGATGAGAAAAATGTCAAAGAACTGATAGCTGGTTATATCCAAAAGTCGCCGACTTTCGGCACAGATCAAGCAGCCGAAGCATTAGGAAATTTAGGAGATAAGCAAGCTGTCGAACCGTTAATTGCTGTGCTGAATACTCCTGTGAAAGCCTCTGCATCTTCTGCAGAAATTAAAACTCATGCAGCAGCTGCGATCGCACTGGGAAAACTCAAAGATACCCGTGCTGTTAAGCCTTTAGTCGCCAATGTCAACCATCCCAGTTCACGTATTGCGAATGCTGCTAAAACTGGGCTGAAGGATATCGCCGCCACAAATCCCAAGATTGTCGATCAAGTGCTACCTGGCTTTAAAAAGGACGATCCTGCATCTGTAATTGCTATGGGTGCGATCGGTAAACCTGCGCTGGAACCAATGCTAGCAGCACTAAAAGAACCCGACGCAAGAACGAGGACAAATGCGGCTAGCGTTTTGGCAGATATTGGCGATCCCAAAGCAATTGAACCATTAACCAAAAATTTAACTGACTGGGCATCTAGCCCAATGGTTGGTGTAGCTTTAGAAAAGCTTAACTGGCAAGCAGTATCAGATGCAGATAAAGTGCATTTATTAATCGCTAAAAGTAAAGGAGAAGAATTACGTAATAATTGGGAGATGACAAAAGGCGTTTTGCTCAAAGATTTAGATTCAAAAGACCCCCGGACTTTATCTTATGCCCTATATTCTTTTATTAGTATTGGTGGCAAGGGTACGACAGAAACTTTGGTTAAAGTCTTGAAGGAAGACGGCAATAAAAATTTAGCGCTTGCCTATCTGAATTGTGGCGAACCAACATTAGAAAAAGCTGCTCAAGATTGGGCGACTTCTAGAGGATACCGAGTAGTTAAGACTGCCCAAAAAGACCAACAAACAGTCAAATGGGGTTCATTTTAG
- a CDS encoding DUF2809 domain-containing protein yields the protein MLKFDKKYLYLTLLLFVIEVCIAVFFDDSFIRPFVGDVLVVILIYCFVKSFWQIKANVLALSVFVFACIIEILQYFNFVKVLGLEKYKIAVVVLGSSFDWKDIIAYAIGSATVLWLENRINKRLKS from the coding sequence ATGCTTAAATTCGATAAAAAATATTTATATCTAACGCTCTTACTATTTGTCATAGAGGTGTGTATTGCTGTTTTCTTTGATGACAGTTTTATACGTCCTTTTGTCGGTGATGTTTTAGTAGTTATATTAATTTATTGCTTTGTGAAAAGTTTTTGGCAGATCAAAGCAAATGTTTTGGCTTTATCTGTTTTTGTATTTGCTTGTATTATCGAAATTCTGCAATATTTTAATTTTGTCAAGGTTTTAGGATTAGAAAAATATAAGATTGCGGTTGTAGTATTGGGCAGTTCATTTGATTGGAAGGATATCATTGCTTATGCAATAGGTAGCGCCACAGTCTTGTGGTTAGAAAATAGGATAAACAAACGGCTGAAAAGCTAA